taaataaaaacacagtTCTTTTACAACAGCAAGAAAGTATAGCTTACAAATTGCATACTAAAATTCCTATTAGTATCTAAAATTACAACAGCAAGAAATCATAATTTTCTTACTAAAGATAAGGACttattaaaatctaaaattccTATTTGCTAGCAACaaacttaaacaaaaaataaaacattgagATTTTACAGCagcaaaaaaaggaaaaataaaatattctacCAACAAACTTAAACAAAAATAGGGGTTAGCTGTGAAAGAAAGAGCCCGACATTCATTCATATTCATTGCTTAGTCTACGAAAATAAAAGAGACATACTCATTATGCAATGCACCCTCTTCATCCTCAGTCACAAAAAAGGAGAACGAGTGTCATCGTTATAAAAGACAAACACTATATGCCAGTGGCCTTCTTCTGATTCCTGCTACCACAATAGTCATGTTATATTTTCTTCTTACTTTTGTTTACATCTCAATCATTTGTATAGAAAATCCTATGAGAAGTTTATCATCCCCACACCAGTAGTCAAAAGAGCTTAATTAGACTGTATTGTGGAATGTTCTActgaaaaaataacaaaacataagATTTAGGGTCTGAAATTTGCTAATGTCAAGGCCTTGTAGTTAGTACATATAATAAAGAGAAGATGTGAAACAAAGTAATTATAAATCAATGGCATAAGTTTTAACAAAATCCTATGAGAAAACACGAGGCAACCTGATCCATGAGTGAATTGTACTTGAAAGCAATTTAGATTCGACAAATTACCACCAAAAGCCATAATCTATAGGTTGGCTTCAAATTTCATACACATTCTATTAGCACAAATAATGATACTTCTACTTGAATGCAGTAAATTAATGTGATTACAGATAGACAGTATTTGATGCATAATCTATTCTAATATAACACAACATGAAGCCATTAAAGAATTAGTGTGTGTAGTATAAAATGCCACAAAGCATTTTCTTCAGTTTTAGAGTCACTTTTGTGCAGTAGTAACATTCACATCCTATTCGCAATGGAATTGACATACAGCTTCAAATCAGAGTCACTTTTGTGCAGTAGTAACTTCTAAGCTTTACTAACATAAGGCTTATTTGTAAAggaaaagtaacaacttttagaTTCAATATCATAAGGCTTGTTTGTAAAGGAAAACAATTACCTCTTCTTTGCATTGCATTCGCTAGTTTTTGctttcaatatctcaacataatTTGAATTGGTCAAGGGATTTGATTCATGCATTGCTTCCAACCTCTGCAATGACAGATAACTTAATAGCACATTGATAATAATTGGATATTGATTTCTAGTGTAACACTAAAAAAAGTATATGTCTATAGTTATACACCTTCATGAGTCTCATTTTCCGAATTGATTGTAAGTCGTAGTTATTACCTTATATTTCctgatttaaatttataaaacttTGAAGAGACTTCTGCAAAACAATAAGCTATGCTTATCGAGGAACTTTTGTAACTTGTCAAGCTTGTTGATTCGCTTCCAGCAGACCCTGAATATATGGCTGAgtttaaaaattcaaacaccTACATAACCTACAAATGGGAAATTGTTATTACAGTACAAGAAATAAAGGGAAGGAACACATAAGCTCTCATACTTCATAAGAACTCATTAATAAGTCATAAAAAACCAAGGCCATACTTCTAAATGCAAGAgctcatatatatttttatacacCGAAAAACACAAAGCTAAATACAATTACCGTCACAGTAGAAAAGCTATTGTAATAGCCAAAGCATAACAGTCCCATTTCAGTCAAGTCATGAACAAGATGGTTGTTCACTGGAACAAATTCACCACTGAAATGCAAAAAGTTAACAATCAAGACAAAGCACTGTGAGAAGCCAAGATATAATAACATGGTATGGCAATAACATATATGAAATTGCCAAACATTATCATATATCAAGACATTAAATAGCAGCTATAGCATATATGAAATTGCCAAACCAAATCAGAACAAAGTTTGTATATAggcatttttttaacaaattgcAATCAATTATTACATACTTGTGCATTGAAATCTaaccttataatttttttaacctaAATTTCATATACCTAAACCTAATTACCAATTTATTAATCTACCATATGATGAAAAAATTGGAACAATTggaacaataaataaaaaattcaacagTAACGAAGTTTGAAACTGAACCTGAAGGTGATTTTGAAGGTTAATTGAAGAATTTGAAGCTTACCTTGAACAAAGGAGTACGAATCTGAAGCAATGCATAAAAAATTATGACAAAAATTGGAAACAatgcataaaaaatttaacaataaCCTAATAAGAAACTGAACCTGGATTTTGTATGTTGAACGAAGCTGGAGGTTGAACGAATCTGGATGTTGAACCTGCGGCTTGAAGGTTGAACAAAAATTGAGAGGTTGAAGCTTGAATAACGAGATTTAGGGATTGAAGGTTGAAGAATCTGAATGTTGAATGAAGCTTGAACAAGATTGACACTGCAAATTTTAGGGATTGAAGCTTAAACGAAGAAAGGACACGAAATTTAGGGATTGAAGCTTGAATCTGAATGTTGAAGGAAGCTTGAAATTGAATCTGAAACGAATCTGAAGGGATTGAAGGCAAACGAAACAAATctgaaataaaaataagaggGAATGAAGCTTGGAAATTTGACGCGGGTTATTATACTCAGGGGCGGAGCCCttcatgggctggacagggccatggcccgcctcagattttttaattttttttcataggtataCTATTTAGCGGCGGTTATAAACCCCCGCTACATAGTCTGTGTagtttgttaaattttgtttcGCGGGGGTTTCAAACCATACAATCCAGTATTCTTTAACATGTTTTCAGTTTGCGGGGGTTTAAAACCCCCGCTACTTTTAGGTCCCAGaattcaaatatactttttaatttatttttttaagcatcccttctaatgttttattgtttaataatttatagatgtcttaaaatgtgtaatttattttgtcgaagtattcaagtatatttttttggagaaaaaagtactcaaatttttatttaaaatagagtttgtgcataaaaattcatgtttgatcaatcttttgttaaaaaaatttaaatttttgttagagagatgcatataatattataaacataaatacaaaaactaattaaaaagtatgaaatttacacatttgacataaaatatatttcataatatatttttaaaatttatttaataaacatgttaatgGTCCACCTTTTGACTACTTTTGAGATATGCATACTAGACAAACTTTcgatatgatatatctttttttagtaatttcttttgcatgttcgatttatatttgtagcggcccgccccaatttttcgggctagctccgccactgatTATACTCCACGACGGTTTCTCGTAAACAGTCGCAAAGTCTTCTAGACCATATAGCGCCGGCGGTTGGCTTGAACTGCCGGTAGAGTTCTGTCGCTATTCAGCAATTTTTTGTAGTGTTATAACAAATACACTTCGAgcataaacaaacaaatcaagTTCTACCCCAATAATTAGGGGTGTAAGCGGATCAGAAAAATCCAATTGAACCGATGATCCAATCCAATCCGAAAAAAACCGATTTATTTGGTTCGGATcaaaaaccgaaccgaaccaatTGAAAACCGatgtggtttggttcggttctcGGTTCCGTTTTCAGATCCATTGGATCGAATCGAACCAAACCGATATATATCATAgatgttaatttgtttttttaggcAGCTCAACCCAACTACATTTGACCCAACTACCTTTAAAAAAATACTCACCTCACAACTATATCTGCCTTCACTAAAACCTTAAATTAGAAACACACATACTCACATCACAGTTGCGTACGAGAGAAACGAACAAACTGTTCTCATCTATGATCTATCTCACCTCACCACTTAGTGCTTTGTATTGTTTTTCCTTAGTTTGCTTTTGCTTCTCTTGTACTTGTTTGGAGATAGCTTGAATaaattttgtcattaaaaaaaaaatagcatggAATACATCAGAAAAAAATACGATGTAAAACCGATCAAAGtatccgaaccaaaccgaaccaatcgAGGGTTCATTGGTTCGGACATCAGATTcactcaaaaccgaaccaaaccggtCCAATTACACCCCTACCAATAGTGTTACAAATATCAGAGCGACTCTTATTCTAACCAAAACACTAAAGGGATAAAAGGAGTAGCATAGTGCTAAGCTCCTCACCACTACTCCAAAGCTATCCAACTCCAAGCACTAGTCCTGAAAAGCTAATCCTCAACCTGAGGGTCTGAACACCCATAGTTCGCAAACACACAAAACGGAGAGTTAGATATACATAatccaaaataaaacaataaagagTAAAAGGTACTCAAGCATTATACATATCTATAGTCGACAATATATTTCATACACAAATATATTCACAATCATGCTATCgcaattcataaattaaataagtatcTCATACTTCCAAATAAAAACACATATATGAACTATTCAACAATAATCACATCGTACACATTAATTCATCGAATCAATTATTAGGGATTAACACATAAATGCCACTTATCAAACATCACAAATAGttcacatatcctaatgcaactAATGTCATCTTGTCATGTCGCCTAGACacaactaatgcatgtggtaccaattccattcattcattcattcccaTTATAGTTCAGTTTTTTGTCGTGAAAGGATCAATTCATTCCCAATAtagttcattttatagtcatgacgaaCTCCTCATCTCAATTTCATGATGCATGAATGTTCAAGTAACACATAACTCGATCACTTAACATTCTTActcttctttattaagataaatcACACACATTCATCTTAatacattcattcattcttcaCAACATTCATTCATCACAttcattcatcaacattcattcattccataTACAATGATACAATCATTCAATcctatcacatatattcataaCATCAATATTAAATCATGTTATAACCCTCCAAACCAATTaaacaacaagaaaaataaaattatgtacTGTCATGGTCGCTGCAGCGACCACCAGCGACCATTGGCAGAAATAAATCTGCCAGCCAGTGACCATCACCGACCATCAGCGACcagctcgctgcagcgaacatCTGTTCGCGCAGCGAAGCCTGCAGGCGTCGCTGCAAGCGTCGCTCCAACGACCGACGCAGTTCCTGCAAACTCAGCTCGCGGGTTTTACATCAAAACCACTCAAAAATCATGTTTCAACATATATAAATCCATAAAGATGCAAACTTCAAGCATGTACAAGTATATTACACATAGAAACACTATTATTAACATCATCAAACACCAATTCATACTCAATTCATAGATTCAAACCCTATTTCACAAAAATTTGGATTTTCATACAAACTACACAAACATCTACAAATTCCCATTTCTTTTCCTAAAGATTCATAATTTCATGCTTAATCAAGTTTAATAAACATCAAAGCATATCAAGATTCaattattattcataaaaattcccatccaaagaaaaaaagtgtAAGGAGTTTGGATTTGGAGAAGATAAGACTTCTCCCCTCTTTAGAATCACTCCTAGattatgtaatctaactctcttACCTCTAATTCTTGAAATCTCTAGCCTCCATCTCCTCTTGTTCTAGCAATCTCTAGCTCTTCCTTCTCTTGTTCTTCCTTTTCTCTACTTTCTCCACTCTTTCTCTTTCTATCTCTTtctaattttcttaaaaatgaatTCTCTCTCCCTATTCTATCCTTTTATACCAACCCTCATTCTCTAACCCTAGGCCCATTTAACAAAAGCACAACTCTCAACTTACTAACTTATCCTATTTTATTACTATCTTACTAACTTATTCCAATAAACCACATAAaccacataacacataattaaataaaataaatctaatTCTAATATAATACAATAACTAAATAAAtactatttaattaaaaacgggtcgttacattCACTCTCATAGTAATCCTAGTATGACCACTCTCCAGTACTTATATAAGTGAGACATaattgacttggtcaaaattaagCGAGAGTCATTCTTTTGCAAAAGAGACTAAcgttagggggttaaaatcataAGTTTGTGATAGTTAGAGGGACCAAAAGTACTACTATGAGAATTAGGTAGCCAGAAATAcaatttaacataaataataacTACTCACTCTCTCATATATGGTTAGTTAGAACCTCTTTGATCaaatattctatttttatgcattattTTTGTTTCGAATGGGGTACGACCCATCCAAAAGTTTTACCAGGTCACCCAATCCTAATAGAGTCATGTAGAACATCATATATATGGACACACTCTAAAAATGAATAGGACCATCATATCCTATTTTGCTGGCGATCCGCCTATACCTTTCTCCGGGGGCAGGTGTCCAGAAGAAGGTCCTAGAACTTAGAAATCTTAAATCTCCGCCTATAAGTCTAATGGTCTAGGCTTAATTAGATATGCAATATATAAACTCTAATACCTCTCATATTTGACACTCACTGACTTGATTGTCAGAATGTGTACACATACAATATCCCCTTGACGAGGCTTGTTGATCAATGGTCTGACATCAATATTGATCTGAAATAGTCAAACCCACTCAGATCTCAAGTTCGGGAGGATCAATTTTTTGCATAGATTCTTCTTAACAAATAGTATCTCTAATGAAAAAAATGGAATAGTTAAAAATGGTGATAATCAATAATTCACATATTATATGATCTTCTGGAAAAATATatactacaagaaatttgatttttggcaACTACTACCTACATATctcaatttaaaaatgaaagtaAAGATATTGATATGATTTGGTTCTATTTTGTTTTAAGAATTAGAATTAGAacccgcaactgtgatcgggaggaggctgaaaccacttaatgtcagaactaacctccgaatcagattaaactggtggtgaaaaaccaaaaaaagaatcAGAACACTCCTTTAAGCTTTTTTTGACTGATTCTGTCTCATTCAATTCACATCACCGCGTATACACTTTTCACATACACACACTTATGTAACACCTTCTTCAACAAGtcacaaatattattattttccattttctaTATTCAATACAACCCATTTTATGGGACATTAtacaaattttcatatttttctattcaaaccaaacctattcatcaattaatttttaataaatatttcaaaGTGTCACCACCATTTTTCTTCAATCTCTGTCTCTTTACGCATTTGAAAGTTCTTACTAGAATAATTTCACCCTTTACATTTATTCCAAAATTGTGACTTATATAAGAGTTGTCAAGTTCTCATTTTTCAAGACTTAAAATCAGTTGCTATCTATCTTTGCTTATAGAGAATCATAAAAGGTGACCCTCTCATTCCATTATCActtatgattatttattttgttttatactACAATGCTTTAATTGactcttttgtcaaaaaaaacacttatgaatgatttatataaatattttcctAAAGTTtgtgtttctatatatatatatatatatatatatatatattattagaagtgctttttattttaagcattaaatttttttatgcaactttttttcttcatattttgcaGAATGCAAATGGTAACAATACAAATGGATTATGAATCTAAAGAAGTTGATGCTACTAGTACTACCTTAAGAACAATGAGCTTCAAGAGTGAAAGAAATATAGATGAATTATATAATCAACAAGTGTTAGATGAAGAAGCTATAGTTGAAGAATCAACATGTtcaaagaaaaggaaaattggAAATTTGAAGCTTCAAACTACATTCTCATTCAAATATTTAGTTACTGAAAACTCTGATTCAAAACAAggttttgttgatgatgttttcaATAAACAAAGTCCTTCAATTTTGTTAGATAAACCAGAAATTTGGTTTTCACCAAAATCCATTGGAAAACTTGATGTTGCAGCAATAAAGCTTCAAAAAGTTTACAAAAGTTATAGAACTAGAAGAAATTTGGCTGATTGTGCAGTTGTTTGTGAGGAGCTATGGTTAgtctctataatttttttattttagttcttataaaaaaattatcaaattttattttttatcgtcaaaaaaattcaagtacttttttttaaagcaaaataCGGGCACTTTTAGTcctacatttttataaaaacagagtgtttttttttttcactacaGGAAGACTAAAACACCGTTTTCATAAAAAGGTAAGGATTAGAACTGGTCATAATATTTATAGGACTAATATGAAAAAATCTCTAATTTtataaagattaaaaatatatttaaaccatattatttttttttttaatattcaattaaaattaataaacttttgcaattttttttcttaatcttATAGGTGGAAGGCCTTAGATTTTGCTTCTCTTAATAGATGTTCAATATCACATTTTGATTCAGTTAAATCAGAAACAGCTCTTTCAAAATGGGCTAGAGCTAGGACTATGGCTGCTAAGGTACTACACTTTAATTAATGTCAAAAGCTATATATAATTAATCTTtgaataaactttattttttttgttgctttcgCACCGGTTTTCAACCCACTAAAGGTGGACGACTAATCCAGCTCGTGCGTAGAGGCATGCGCACTGGTCAAGCGTTGTTCTCCctgggaatcgaacccggtATTCTCCGGGTACGTCCTTGGAAGGAGCTCCTTGCCACTGGATCCCAATCAACTTGGTTATCTTTGAATAAACTTTAGGATAAtagagaatatatatttttaatggtttttgttTCATTATATATAGCCATTGGTTTcatttaaaactttattatttgcttgaaataaaattgatttgatcTTAGTTTGGCTTTTCCAATTATACATTTGACTGGGACCATAGAGAAGAATTCAAAGTTTTCATTCACTTTCcgacataattttcttttgtgattttgttatcaatttaacttttttttgttgattgttGGTAGGTGGGAAAAGGATTGTGTAAAGATGATAAAGCACAAAAATTAGCTCTTAGACATTGGCTTGAAGCTGTAAGCTCATATATGTCTAATTATTGACTTTGattaacatttttaaattaacttatatATTAGATATAAAGAAGGTGAATAAATTATTGACTTTGattaacatttttaaattaacttatatTTTAGGTACAAAGGTTGATTAAAACAAACGTTTTTTTGTTTTCGTTTTTGCAGATTGATCCTCGTCATCGATATGGACACAACTTACACTTGTACTATGATGTTTGGTTTCATAGCCGGAGCTCACAACCTTTTTTCTACTGGTAAATTATTCACAATGCATGTTGATAAGAAAATGTGTTtgatttaagaaaaaattattttattttcttattttcacaTTCATTTATGAAATTGTTACGCTACTCTTAAAGTGGTTCGTGTTTATCTCATCACCACAACAAATTTGTACAGGATCGATTTCCTATACAAATTTccaaaaacataaattatgtATTGAAAATACTGTTGTAGGTTTGTACCAAACATGTCTTAGCACAATTTTGATTAGTGATTTTATAAACTCCATGTTTGTGACATAATAGGTTGGATGTTTGGAGATGGAAAAGAAGTAAATCTTGATCATAAGTGTCCAAGAAATGAATTACAGAAGCAGTGTATAAAGTGCCTTGGACCTGTAAGTTCTTTCATTTTCACCTATCATGACATTGACATTGCCACATAACATATAACTAATTAgactttatattataatttttcatattCATGATGGAATAAAATCCATATACTATACACTACTTGGTCAATTATAGAGTGCCAGTGGTGCATCTTAGGTTAGGACTTAATTAGCtctattgaaatattaaattaattaaattatgtacaaaatccatttttattaGTGCGTTCAATGTACTAAAGATAACACATtgtgaatattattttttgaacaagtagTACTTTTTTTGGTACCGTTATGAACAACTTTTTGATTGTTCATAATTTGAAGAGATAATTACTAAAATCTACTAATAAACTACACtaaatctaaaataacaaattttttcattcattttgcttGATTATTACATGCACCCAATGTCAATATATATAGCTAACAAACTAATCAATGACTCATCATTATTCTAGATCATTCTAGAACATGGATAATCACATACAATTGATTAATGCATTTTGGGCCTATTTAATCTCTAAGGCCTATATCCATTCATTACATTCCATTGGTCTTGCAGAAccaccttgtcctcaaggtgtAATCTAACAAAATCCACAATTTAGTGCAACCTAGAATTTAATCTAAACCCAAAGAAAATTCAAAATGTGTTGAGTGAACTTATTCCCAAATTCTTTCTCAAAACTCTAATTCTTCTTAGCTTGACCCCATTATGAAATGCAAGTAGTCCAACGTGTGTGCAGGCCCATTGCAAACATTCGTGAGTCCAAATTCATCTCCAAGGCCCAATCCTTTCTCCCTCTATCCCACGGCAGCCACAACAGAGAAAGTAAGATGGCGTTGTCGCACGATTTCCATGGCGAAGACATTAAACGGTGGTCGTCATATAAACTCGAGCTCCATGGCACCCATGGCCAACCAGAAGTGGCTCCCCTCGCCGGAAACGAAACAACTGCCGGTGTGAACgaaaataaacaattaaggAAGACGTGTTTGACGGAGGAGAGGGATTTAGACACACCCAATTTCCCTCTATCCCATGGCGCTTGCAGAGGAGATTGTATACCATGATTGTTGATCGAATTCAGCGCCGGAGAACCACAATTGCGCTCATTGCCGCCGGGGTCGAAAACACAAATGCCATTACCAAAAATCGCCAGAGAACGAACTCGTCGCTTATCATCGCCGGAATCAAAGATGAAGAGGTGTTGTGGGAGCGGTGCCGTCACGTCAAAAACACGTCGTTTCTGCTGCTTAACGGAATCAGACACAGGATTGAAATTTGCGATGAGATCTGGTGCAAACTTATTTTCTTCCTCAACGGCTTGAGAAACGACGGTGGGGGTGAATTTGTCTTCTGTTACCTCGTCACAGGTCTCGAATTTCTCGTCAGTTTCCGAGACGGTGAAAATGCTCTTGCTGACGACTTCGAAATGTGTTGGTTCTGTAACATGAATGCTACTACTTTTGGACAGAGACAAATCCAGATCTGTTTCCTCCTCCTCATTATCTACCGGCAAAATTTCTCTCCACTCAGGTTTAAAACGCCAAAGAAAAACAGTGGTGAACGCCTCCCAAGTTGTCGGTGGTTGACGGCGAGACTGCCATAGCCACCATTGATGAGCACAGCCTTTCAATGCCAGCACAGCTGTTGGAAGCTTCAACGCATTTGGCGTTCCTTGCTCCTTGAAAAATTTCTCAATGCATAGCACCCACCAATATGAATCTTCTTCTCCATCGAACAATATTGACAAGTTATCTCGTGGTGCCGGCGGATGATACGACGATGAAGTACTAACAGTATCTGAAGGTTGCTCTGCAACGGCCGAATCGGCGACGGAGACGGAGCGTTGTGCATCAGTAATTAATTCATGCGATTTAATCGTTTCTTTTGCATACTGTTGTGTTGGATCAAGGTGTAATGGAGTAAAATCATTGATGATGGGGGaggattttggtgaaaaatagGGATCATGATAAAGGTATGGATAGTGATGATGACGCAAGGCAGTGGAAGTGTGGATTAAATGTTGGGATCCAAAAAATGATGGTGATGAA
This genomic interval from Trifolium pratense cultivar HEN17-A07 linkage group LG6, ARS_RC_1.1, whole genome shotgun sequence contains the following:
- the LOC123889499 gene encoding uncharacterized protein LOC123889499 isoform X1 — its product is MTSLYHNPFLYHDPTIINVHTLLKPQGYQQPTYSNTSPSQPNQFISPPSIPSINKPLFPSNFTHLNTHSATEHYRPSQFHQPATYHLSNTNHPTSWVSRTPLNHHTPHQPIHNTNTISSPSFFGSQHLIHTSTALRHHHYPYLYHDPYFSPKSSPIINDFTPLHLDPTQQYAKETIKSHELITDAQRSVSVADSAVAEQPSDTVSTSSSYHPPAPRDNLSILFDGEEDSYWWVLCIEKFFKEQGTPNALKLPTAVLALKGCAHQWWLWQSRRQPPTTWEAFTTVFLWRFKPEWREILPVDNEEEETDLDLSLSKSSSIHVTEPTHFEVVSKSIFTVSETDEKFETCDEVTEDKFTPTVVSQAVEEENKFAPDLIANFNPVSDSVKQQKRRVFDVTAPLPQHLFIFDSGDDKRRVRSLAIFGNGICVFDPGGNERNCGSPALNSINNHGIQSPLQAPWDRGKLGVSKSLSSVKHVFLNCLFSFTPAVVSFPARGATSGWPWVPWSSSLYDDHRLMSSPWKSCDNAILLSLLWLPWDRGRKDWALEMNLDSRMFAMGLHTRWTTCIS
- the LOC123889499 gene encoding uncharacterized protein LOC123889499 isoform X2 produces the protein MTSLYHNPFLYHDPTIINVHTLLKPQGYQQPTYSNTSPSQPNQFISPPSIPSINKPLFPSNFTHLNTHSATEHYRPSQFHQPATYHLSNTNHPTSWVSRTPLNHHTPHQPIHNTNTISSPSFFGSQHLIHTSTALRHHHYPYLYHDPYFSPKSSPIINDFTPLHLDPTQQYAKETIKSHELITDAQRSVSVADSAVAEQPSDTVSTSSSYHPPAPRDNLSILFDGEEDSYWWVLCIEKFFKEQGTPNALKLPTAVLALKGCAHQWWLWQSRRQPPTTWEAFTTVFLWRFKPEWREILPVDNEEEETDLDLSLSKSSSIHVTEPTHFEVVSKSIFTVSETDEKFETCDEVTEDKFTPTVVSQAVEEENKFAPDLIANFNPVSDSVKQQKRRVFDVTAPLPQHLFIFDSGDDKRRVRSLAIFGNGICVFDPGGNERNCGSPALNSINNHGIQSPLQAPWDRGKLGVSKSLSSVKHVFLNCLFSFTPAVVSFPARGATSGWPWVPWSSSLYDDHPPSYFLCCGCRGIEGERIGPWR